The following coding sequences lie in one Apium graveolens cultivar Ventura chromosome 1, ASM990537v1, whole genome shotgun sequence genomic window:
- the LOC141666233 gene encoding transmembrane 9 superfamily member 1-like — MRRSLLLLLFCFLLSPALASDSDHKYQADDPVTLWVNKVGPYNNPQETYNYYTLPFCHPPGEAGHKWGGLGEVLGGNELINSQIDIKYQKNVNKGTICELELDEDKVKQFKEAIENSYWFEFFMDDLPLWGFVGELHPDRNSDNKHVVYTHKNIIVQYNKDQIIHVNLTQENPKPLESGRILDMTYSVKWEPTNITFAHRFDVYLDYPFFEHQIHWFSIFNSFMMVIFLTGLVSMILMRTLRNDYAKYAREDDDLESMERDVNEESGWKLVHGDVFRPPRHLVVLSAVVGTGAQLALLILLVIVVAMVGTLYVGRGAIVTTFIVCYAFTSIISGYVSGGMYSRMGGKKWIKSMILTASLFPFLCFGIGFVLNTVAIFYGSLAAIPFGTMVVVFVIWSFISFPLALLGTVFGRNWSGTPNNPCRVKTIPRPIPEKKWYLTPSVVSIMGGLLPFGSIFIEMYFVFTSFWNYKVYYVYGFMLLVFLILIIVTVCVTIVGTYFLLNAENYHWQWTSFFSAASTAVYVYFYAVYYFYVKTKMSGFFQTSFYFGYTLMFCLGLGILCGAVGYLGSNLFVRRIYRNIKCD, encoded by the exons ATGCGTCGATCTCTCCTTCTCCTCCTCTTTTGCTTTCTACTCTCGCCGGCGCTCGCTTCCGACTCCGATCACAAG TATCAAGCAGATGACCCTGTGACATTATGGGTGAACAAAGTTGGGCCTTATAATAATCCACAAGAGACATATAACTACTACACTCTTCCATTTTGTCATCCACCTGGTGAGGCTGGTCACAAGTGGGGTGGTCTGGGTGAGGTATTAGGTGGAAATGAATTGATTAACAGCCAAATAGACATAAAGTACCAGA AAAATGTGAACAAGGGAACTATTTGTGAACTTGAACTTGATGAAGATAAGGTGAAACAGTTTAAGGAAGCTATTGAAAATAGCTATTGGTTTGAATTTTTCATGG ATGATCTGCCACTATGGG GCTTTGTTGGTGAGCTGCATCCTGATAGGAACAGTGATAACAAGCATGTGGTTTACACACACAAGAATATCATTGTGCAGTACAATAAAGATCAG ATTATTCATGTTAACCTCACTCAAGAGAACCCAAAACCATTGGAATCTGGGAGAATATTGGACATGACATATTCTGTTAAATGGGAACCCACTAATATCACTTTTGCTCACCGTTTTGATGTTTATCTGGACTACCCTTTTTTCGAGCATCAG ATTCATTGGTTCTCTATTTTCAATTCATTTATGATGGTTATCTTCCTCACTGGTCTGGTTTCAATGATATTAATGCGCACACTTAGAAATGATTATGCTAAATATGCCCGGGAAGATGATGATCTGGAATCTATG GAAAGAGATGTAAATGAGGAATCCGGATGGAAACTTGTTCATGGTGATGTTTTTAGGCCTCCTCGTCATTTAGTAGTACTTTCAGCTGTCGTTGGTACGGGAGCTCAGTTGGCATTGTTAATACTTCTTGTGATCGTGGTTGCAATGGTTGGGACTTTGTATGTCGG GAGAGGAGCAATTGTCACAACCTTTATAGTATGCTATGCCTTCACATCAATTATATCGGGTTATGTCAGTGGTGGGATGTATTCACGGATGGGCG GAAAAAAATGGATAAAGTCAATGATCCTGACAGCTTCTCTATTTCCATTTTTGTGCTTTGGAATTGGCTTCGTCTTGAACACTGTTGCTATATTTTATGGGTCGCTAGCAGCTATTCCATTCGGCACAATGGTGGTTGTTTTTGTCATTTGGAGTTTTATCTCCTTCCCTCTGGCTCTTCTTGGTACAGTTTTTGGAAGAAATTGGAGTGGTACTCCAAACAATCCATGTCGTGTGAAGACCATTCCTCGTCCAATTCCTGAGAAGAAGTGGTACCTCACACCTTCAGTTGTTTCGATAATGGGAGGTTTGCTGCCCTTTGGTAGCATTTTCATTGAGATGTACTTTGTCTTCACATCTTTCTGGAACTacaag GTGTATTATGTATATGGTTTTATGCTGCTGGTTTTTCTGATCCTCATTATTGTTACTGTATGTGTAACAATAGTGGGCACCTATTTCTTGCTAAATGCCGAGAATTATCACTGGCAGTGGACTTCGTTCTTTTCGGCTGCGTCAACAGCTGTTTATGTATACTTCTATGCAGTATATTACTTCTATGTGAAAACTAAGATGTCAGGTTTCTTCCAAACCAGCTTCTATTTCGGGTACACGCTGATGTTTTGCCTTGGACTAGGAATCCTTTGTG